The proteins below are encoded in one region of Kogia breviceps isolate mKogBre1 chromosome 8, mKogBre1 haplotype 1, whole genome shotgun sequence:
- the SLC25A37 gene encoding mitoferrin-1 isoform X2, which yields MATLLHDAVMNPAEVVKQRLQMYDSPHRSALSCIRTVWGTEGLGAFYRSYTTQLTMNVPFQSIHFITYEFLQEQINPYRGYNPQSHIISGGLAGALAAAATTPLDVCKTLLNTQEKMALNLANISGRLAGMANAFRTVYQLNGLPGYFKGVQARVIYQVPSTAISWSVYEFFKYFLTKHKLENRTPY from the exons ATGGCCACCCTGCTCCACGATGCGGTAATGAATCCAGCGGAAG TTGTGAAGCAGCGCTTGCAGATGTACGACTCGCCGCACCGGTCGGCCCTCAGCTGCATCCGGACCGTGTGGGGGACGGAGGGCTTGGGGGCCTTCTACCGGAGTTATACCACGCAGCTGACCATGAACGTTCCCTTCCAGTCCATCCACTTCATCACCTACGAGTTCCTGCAGGAGCAGATCAACCCGTACCGGGGCTACAACCCGCAGTCCCACATCATCTCAGGCGGGCTGGCCGGGGCCCTGGCTGCAGCCGCTACCACCCCTCTGGACGTTTGTAAAACCCTCCTCAACACTCAGGAGAAGATGGCCCTCAACCTGGCCAACATCAGCGGCCGGCTGGCGGGCATGGCCAACGCCTTCCGGACGGTGTACCAGCTCAACGGCCTGCCGGGCTACTTCAAGGGCGTGCAGGCCCGCGTCATCTACCAGGTGCCGTCCACTGCCATCTCCTGGTCCGTCTACGAGTTCTTCAAGTACTTCCTCACCAAGCACAAGCTGGAGAATCGAACTCCGTACTAA